The DNA region AGCATCTGGTACGGCGCCGAGAGCGGGCGCGGCGCGTCCGGCTTTGCCCACTCCTCGGTCCACGGGCACTTCAGCGTTCGCATCGTCATGCCTGAGACGCTTCGCGAGTGGGTGGTGTCCTCGGCGCTGGCGGCGAGCAGCTTCTCCTTGATGATCATGTCCTCGTCGGACTCTCGCGACGCGAGCCAGAGCGTTCCGGTCCAGACTCCCGAAGCGCCCAGACAGAGCGCCGCCGCGAGATGCCGGCCGGTCGTCACGCCGCCGCCCGCGATCACCGGCGTGTTTCCCGCGATCGCGGCGACTTCGGGCACGATCGAGAAGGTTCCGATCGTTCCGGTGTGCCCGGCCGCATCGTAGCCCTGCGCGATGATCGCGTCGACGCCCGCTTCGATCTCGCGCTCCGCCTGGCGCTTCTTTCCGATCAGGCCGAAGACCTTGATGCCGCGCGCGTGCGCGGCCTCGAGGATGAACGCGGGATTTCCCAGGCCCGACGTGAAGACCGGAACGCGCTCGTCGAGCACGACGTCGAGCTGCGCGCGCGCCATCTGCTGATTGAGTCCGCCCCAGCGGTGCAGCGCCACGGGGCCCTTCGGCTCTGGCACGTCGTGGCGCTTCGCGATTCCCGCGGCGAAATCGCGGTGGCTCGCCGGGATCTTGCTCTCCAGATCTTCGAGCCCGCCCTCGAGCGGCGAGGAGGCCGGCAGCACCAGGTCGATCCCGTACGGCTTGCCGTCGATCCGCTCGCGGATCCAGCGGATGTCGGCCGCGATCTCGTCGGGGGTGTGCATCGCCTCGCCGAGCACCGCGAACGCGCCCGCGTTGATGACCGCGACGGCCACGTCCTTGCAGTGCGTGAACGCGATGATCGGGTACTCGAT from Deltaproteobacteria bacterium includes:
- a CDS encoding nitronate monooxygenase, whose amino-acid sequence is MPRDPLRTKLCDMLGIEYPIIAFTHCKDVAVAVINAGAFAVLGEAMHTPDEIAADIRWIRERIDGKPYGIDLVLPASSPLEGGLEDLESKIPASHRDFAAGIAKRHDVPEPKGPVALHRWGGLNQQMARAQLDVVLDERVPVFTSGLGNPAFILEAAHARGIKVFGLIGKKRQAEREIEAGVDAIIAQGYDAAGHTGTIGTFSIVPEVAAIAGNTPVIAGGGVTTGRHLAAALCLGASGVWTGTLWLASRESDEDMIIKEKLLAASAEDTTHSRSVSGMTMRTLKCPWTEEWAKPDAPRPLSAPYQMLLSARYTQAANDHRREDLMYEAAGQGVGFVTSMKPARQIVFDMVEEALGAFEERVGDDA